ctggttaagtgaatATTCGGAACTGAAGTGGCTGCTAGGTTACCACATTAAGATAGGACTGTGGTTTATGTGGTCACCCTGtctggttaagagctgaatatcggcacttaacccgcccccagaatgccccaaattggggggggggggggtggggagggagaaggagaaaagctggaccaatggtgggagggggtgagaAAGGCTGGACTAATAATGGATGGCTGTGAGAAGGAGAAAAGGAGtcaccgcttgaagtcttggcgGCTATTTGGATAAAGTACGGCACCAGCAGGAGAGCGGCGGCAGTGGGACAAGAAAGAACGGGGttatttcctgcccccgaagaagttCACCCACTGCAGTTCCTCCTCCCCTACTTCAGGTGAGTgcaggggtggctggagggacATTCAGTGCTTAGGTAAGCCGGCCCCAGGCAGCAGCTGGGCAGTGGGCGGGCAGCAGTGAGCGAGTGGGTGGGGGGAGAGCGCAGATTCTGCTCAGAAATGTTGATGTCTGAATGACTGGGGAATTCTGCAGAAATTCTGCGCTCTGCAGTCACACAGACTACCGGCAGGAGTATATTCTTGTAGCCAAATATCTTCCCTCTCCACTCAGCCAACATTTGTAGCCTGtcatctccctgtctcctcgtTAGTCCCTACCCCAGCAGTGCAGCTTCTCTCCTTTCTGGCCAATAAGGTggcttcttcctttctccttcccctcataGTTGGCATCTCTCCACTGTTTCCCACGTCATATCTAGAATCctactctctcttccttctccctgtccagcatttctccttccccacactagtgatccagtatttctccttctccctcgcCACCCCACCTCATTGGTTTAGCTTTTCTCCTTCTCACACCCATTCATCATTGGTCCTgcttctctccctttgcccctTCTCTAATTCTTGAtggcatccctccctctctcccacccctccaaTATACCTTTTCAAAGCTGTCTTCTGTTTTAGAGGTTGCTGACAGTGAACAGAGATTCACAACATGCTGCTTGTGCCAACATGAGAGCCTTCTGTATGATgcctcctgcctatgtggaaacaggaagttgcatcagaagtcTCTGAGTTCGGCACAAGCGACAGATTCTAGTCGCTGCTTTCTGCCGGCAGCCTCTAAAACAGAAGATATCTTTGAAAGGTATACTGGAATGAGAGGGATGAAGGGATGCCATTGCGAATTAGGGAAGGGGTAAAAGGGAGAGAagcaggactggggggggggggaaggaatgatATGTGGTGATGTCATTTCCTGAGCCCAAAGAAGTGCCAAAATGCTATTCCGCTCTGGTTCTGACACAAATTAAGGTCTGGTTACTCTTGCGCTGCCCGGCCTGAAGGGGGCAGAACCTGGCCAGGGTGACCAGTCAGTGAAACCCTTTTAGAAATCTGGGGTAGAGGGATTAAATTCTAAAACAGTGTAAATAAGGGCATGTCAGATGAGAAAAACAGACAAAATAAGTGAGACCAAAGGTAAAAGGATTACATGAAGGCCTTGGATACCTAGGGACCATTCTAGACCTAATTTTCAGGACAGTCTTGTGAGCCCATTTTCCAGTAAAGAAGCAGGTTAGTTTCACCTCTTGGAAACTGGGGTCACAGATGCATCCATATTGTGCACCTAAGAAGCAGAAATGTCAGAAGTAGAATAGTCAGGCCTAGGCTTATATGCCTGTCGATGTGTGATAGGCCTTTTCTTAGGAGCCCAGAAAAGGATCCCCTGAAGCGTTTCTAGCTTTATTGATTATCATGTATTTAGCATAAACAGTGATTCTAGTtaagacaaaatcaaaattaataACAATTAGTTTTACCCTTTACTCCCCTTTATCTAGACAGTTCTAAGATGGTCTGGCTGATTTTTTAGTGGCGCTATCTGGGTAaatactgctgaaaatctgggaatAACTCCTGCTCATTGTGTCCTCTGTACAGGAGCTGCTCCGGCCTTAATAAGTGCCACTGAATCTCAGACCCTTTATATTCTGTCTAGTCCTTTAGAAACAGCTTTTCTTTAATCATTTTCAGACACATTTAACAGGTTCACTATAAACATTTCTGTCATACGTCTCCAtacaacaaaacagtgggtaaaaaaccaggagttccagagtgaagatgaaccaaactttattaatcagtatattgactcgacgtttgtggattctctactgaTATGTCTCCATACGCCATTCATAAGCTGTTCTTTCTGTAAGTTAGAGTGAAGACAAACTTTTCCTCACAGTGGCCATATTTCAGTTGGAGTCTGGATCCAGGGTCATTGCTTCATCACTGTCGAAGAAACTCCCTGATCACCACAGGTTATAATGTTCTCATTCAAACCATTCTCGAAAGCTCTTATGTCAACACACTTCCAGTTCCAAGGGGTATCTCATCATTTCACAAACTAGAGGTGTGTGGGGACAAATGTTTCAAGAAGTGATTTGCAAATAAGAAAGCCACACATAGAAAATCCTGTTACAATACAACCTCTTCTTTTTATTATACTCATGTAATATTTTAGAAACCACTTCTAACACATGATTAATACCTTTTGTTTATATCCAGCAAATCAGCTGATCAcacaagaaaggaaaagagaaaagaatcaAGGAGAAGATCCCGTAGCAATGGAACAAATCCAAAGACAATCAGAAAATGTCTGTGAGAATATTTTCGAGGGACGTATGAGGAGAAACACAAGGAATAGGCAACAGAACTCGGAAGGGAAAAGGGACCTTGCAGCTGACTCTCTGGATGGAGTTTCAAAGCGTGAGAGATGTTACAGGAAGTTTACTAACATCCATGGACACCAGAGACACTTAGCAGAGAGACCCTTCCAAAATAATAGTGGTTACATGACTTCTAACCTTGacaagggagaggagaaaagaaagaaagaccctCAAGAATTTACATGTATTCCATCTACCACAAGCATCTGTTTCAATCGTCCGAAGAGCTTCCCCCGGTTTTCAAAGCTTCAAATGCAGAAAAAAAGTCGTAAGAAAGACATAGGAGAGAAACGATTTCCATGtggtgagtgtaataaaagcttcctgGGGCTTTCATATCTAAAAAGCCACCAAATGattcacacaggagagaaaccatttacatgtcctgagtgtcaTAAAAGCTTCAATCGCCTTTCTACACTAAAAAATCACCAAAGAATCCAcaaaggagagaaaccatttatatgcactgagtgtaataaaaggttCACACAGCTTCCAAATCTAAAAAGTCACCAAATAATtcacaagggagacaaaccatttacatgtagtaaGTGTAAGAAAAGCTTTGCTCGGCTTTCAGGTTTAAAAAGTCATGAAatgatccacacaggagagaaatcgtttacatgttctgagtgtaaaAAAACATTTGCACAGTTACCACATCTAAAAAATCACCAAATGATCCACACCGGAGAGAAACGATTTACGtgtagtgagtgtaataaaagctttgctCGGCTTTCAAGTTTAAAAAGTCACCAAATGatacacacaggagagaaaccgtttctGTGTTCTGAGTGTAAGAAAACATTTGCTCATCTTTCCACTCTAAAAAGCCATCAAAGGATGCAcaaaggagagaaaccatttacatgcactgaatgtaataAAACATTCACGCAGCTTCCTCATTTAAAAAGTCACCAAATGACCCATACAGGTGAGAAACCATTTATATGTTCTGAATGTAAGAAAAGGTTTGCCAATCTTTCAAATTTAAAATGTCACCAAAGGATCCACAAAAGAGAGAAACcctttacatgtactgagtgtaataaacgGTTCACACAGCTTTCACATCTAAAGAGTCATCAATTGATCCATAAAGGAGTGAAAgaatttacatgtcctgagtgccATAAAAAGTTCACACTGCTTAAACACCTGAAAAGTCACCAATTGATccatacaggagaaaaaccatttacatgtcttgAGTGTCATAAAAGCTTTGCTCATCTTTCCACTCTAAAAAGCCACCAATTGATCCACAAAGatgagaaaccatttacatgttctacgTGTAAGAAAAGATTCACTCGTCTTTCCACTCTAAAAAACCATCAAAGGAGCCACGGAGGAGTGGAACCATTTATATCTACTGCGTGTAATAAAAGACCAAGTTTGAAAGTCACCCTATTATCCACAGtggaatgaaaccatttacatatacagagtgtaataaaagcttttacttggctttcaaatattaaaaaaatgcaaaagATCCACACTGCAGCAA
Above is a genomic segment from Microcaecilia unicolor unplaced genomic scaffold, aMicUni1.1, whole genome shotgun sequence containing:
- the LOC115459140 gene encoding gastrula zinc finger protein XlCGF57.1-like, with product MERGEEPYVRDELGSEERETGKSSCSANQLITQERKREKNQGEDPVAMEQIQRQSENVCENIFEGRMRRNTRNRQQNSEGKRDLAADSLDGVSKRERCYRKFTNIHGHQRHLAERPFQNNSGYMTSNLDKGEEKRKKDPQEFTCIPSTTSICFNRPKSFPRFSKLQMQKKSRKKDIGEKRFPCGECNKSFLGLSYLKSHQMIHTGEKPFTCPECHKSFNRLSTLKNHQRIHKGEKPFICTECNKRFTQLPNLKSHQIIHKGDKPFTCSKCKKSFARLSGLKSHEMIHTGEKSFTCSECKKTFAQLPHLKNHQMIHTGEKRFTCSECNKSFARLSSLKSHQMIHTGEKPFLCSECKKTFAHLSTLKSHQRMHKGEKPFTCTECNKTFTQLPHLKSHQMTHTGEKPFICSECKKRFANLSNLKCHQRIHKREKPFTCTECNKRFTQLSHLKSHQLIHKGVKEFTCPECHKKFTLLKHLKSHQLIHTGEKPFTCLECHKSFAHLSTLKSHQLIHKDEKPFTCSTCKKRFTRLSTLKNHQRSHGGVEPFISTACNKRPSLKVTLLSTVE